In Flammeovirgaceae bacterium 311, one DNA window encodes the following:
- a CDS encoding ompa/motb domain protein (COG0457 FOG: TPR repeat) — protein MSKRFCIVLLLLLVASSVMGQDYKKLMKKGKKHFGRGEINSALRYYLEAEQLESGNVELNLHIGRAYLLSDYKHYALPYLTKVLKLAPAMDPDIRFYMGLACQYNYQFDEAIAHYTAYGQLRLLNKPDVGPKILQCQQGDSLIRYPVAVDIENLGSIINSKEHDYAPIITPDQSVLVFTSRREGSTGGKKTSDGEFFEDIYISYRRGENWTPPRQISKNINYDYHDAAAAISANGKELYLYIEDNGGDLYRSVFNGRDWSEPEPLPEPINTPYWETSLSISPDGKRLFFASDRPGGFGNLDLYLSERLPNGSWGNPLNLGPAINTAGFEDSPYIHPDGKTLYFSSDGHKGLGGYDVFRSERSGDIWLKPVNMGYPINTPDDNFHFIMAENRTHAYYTSIQEGGEGKADIYRITFLDEKVNTILAAAKKKKEEEAAVRASAKPVLPAAANYSGQLLDSESGQPLQGNITIAHPQSGDIITVAQTNEDGSFNFEIEKEGTYALSAEAEGYIILSRTLKVSRLGEKTRYVNTNLRMNAIKVGTTAVMANIFFETGKSSLRTESITELDKIRDFLRHSSSVKIQINGHTDNVGNANYNKQLSRKRAQSVKDYLVNNGIEPGRLSVMGYGQERPLFSNDDEEEGRALNRRTEIEVLSH, from the coding sequence ATGAGCAAACGCTTCTGTATAGTTCTGTTACTGCTGCTGGTGGCTTCATCAGTTATGGGTCAGGATTATAAAAAATTGATGAAGAAAGGGAAGAAGCATTTTGGCCGCGGCGAAATTAACAGTGCCTTACGCTATTACCTGGAGGCAGAGCAACTGGAATCTGGAAATGTTGAGCTAAACCTCCACATTGGCAGGGCTTATTTGCTAAGCGATTATAAACACTACGCATTACCCTATCTTACAAAAGTGTTAAAGCTGGCGCCTGCTATGGATCCTGATATTCGCTTTTATATGGGGCTGGCCTGCCAGTATAACTATCAGTTTGATGAAGCCATAGCGCATTATACAGCCTATGGACAATTGCGCCTGCTCAACAAGCCTGATGTAGGCCCAAAGATCCTGCAATGCCAGCAGGGCGACTCTCTTATACGCTATCCGGTAGCGGTTGATATAGAAAATCTGGGTAGCATCATCAATTCCAAAGAGCATGATTATGCTCCCATTATAACGCCCGATCAGTCTGTGCTTGTGTTTACCTCCCGCCGCGAGGGTTCTACAGGCGGAAAAAAAACCAGTGATGGTGAGTTTTTTGAGGATATTTACATTAGCTACCGACGGGGCGAAAACTGGACACCTCCCAGGCAAATCAGCAAAAATATTAACTATGATTATCACGATGCTGCTGCTGCCATATCAGCCAATGGCAAAGAACTGTATCTGTACATAGAAGATAATGGAGGAGACCTTTACCGCTCTGTCTTTAATGGGCGAGACTGGAGCGAACCCGAGCCACTGCCTGAACCAATCAATACACCCTACTGGGAAACATCACTATCTATAAGTCCTGATGGCAAGCGCCTGTTTTTTGCAAGCGACAGACCAGGTGGCTTTGGCAATCTTGATCTTTATCTGAGCGAACGTTTGCCTAACGGCAGTTGGGGTAATCCTCTTAACCTGGGGCCGGCCATTAACACAGCAGGTTTCGAAGATTCTCCCTATATACATCCGGATGGGAAAACCTTATATTTTAGTTCAGATGGACACAAAGGCCTGGGAGGCTATGATGTTTTCAGAAGCGAACGCTCAGGGGATATATGGCTAAAACCAGTCAACATGGGCTATCCCATCAATACGCCGGATGATAATTTTCACTTCATCATGGCAGAAAACCGCACCCATGCCTATTATACCTCTATCCAGGAGGGGGGAGAGGGTAAGGCAGATATTTACAGAATTACTTTTCTGGATGAAAAGGTCAATACAATTTTAGCTGCTGCCAAAAAGAAAAAAGAAGAAGAGGCTGCCGTCCGTGCTTCTGCAAAGCCTGTACTGCCGGCAGCAGCAAACTACTCCGGTCAGCTCTTGGATAGCGAATCAGGACAGCCCCTGCAGGGTAACATTACCATTGCGCATCCCCAGTCTGGCGATATTATCACAGTTGCTCAAACCAATGAAGATGGTAGCTTCAATTTTGAAATAGAAAAAGAGGGAACCTATGCACTTAGTGCAGAGGCCGAGGGGTACATTATCTTATCGCGTACCCTTAAAGTTAGCCGGCTGGGAGAAAAAACAAGGTACGTAAATACTAACCTGCGCATGAATGCCATAAAGGTTGGTACAACGGCGGTTATGGCTAATATCTTTTTTGAAACGGGTAAATCCAGCCTTAGAACAGAATCTATAACGGAACTGGATAAAATAAGAGACTTTCTGCGGCATTCGTCATCGGTGAAAATTCAAATTAATGGGCATACAGATAATGTAGGCAATGCTAATTATAATAAGCAGCTATCCAGGAAAAGAGCTCAGTCTGTAAAGGATTACCTGGTGAACAATGGTATTGAGCCGGGGCGGCTATCGGTGATGGGATATGGCCAGGAGCGTCCGCTTTTCTCTAACGACGATGAGGAAGAGGGAAGAGCGCTGAACAGGCGTACAGAAATTGAAGTGCTCTCACACTAA
- a CDS encoding hypothetical protein (COG1538 Outer membrane protein), with amino-acid sequence MKLFTKRLFLLLPFFVSSTFFAEAQQVDYNKIIPTAVSANAEFGEKLVRLSWQNLPSNIATYSNVKIAENTLTMARWSWLDRLNFSSNLNEYTIGAKEMADGRQPFWPRYNFNISFSPAMLFKVPLDIKNARENLKLSQLSMDEQKIQVRNEVLQRYQEYLMQKQVLEMEARMLESATTEFELKEERFKRGQLLLDEYNEAARGYMSQQRQKLSAETAYIKSKLELESMIGVRLEDVR; translated from the coding sequence ATGAAACTATTCACTAAGAGGCTTTTTTTGTTGCTGCCATTTTTTGTTTCTTCTACTTTTTTTGCAGAAGCGCAGCAGGTTGATTACAATAAGATCATCCCGACTGCCGTATCTGCAAATGCTGAATTTGGCGAAAAACTGGTACGCCTAAGCTGGCAAAACCTGCCATCGAACATAGCAACGTACTCCAATGTAAAAATTGCGGAAAACACCCTCACCATGGCCCGCTGGTCGTGGCTTGATAGGCTTAACTTCTCCTCTAACTTAAATGAATATACAATTGGTGCTAAAGAGATGGCAGATGGTAGACAGCCATTCTGGCCGCGCTATAACTTTAATATCTCTTTTTCGCCTGCTATGTTATTCAAGGTTCCGCTGGATATCAAAAATGCCAGGGAAAATCTGAAGTTAAGCCAGCTGTCGATGGATGAGCAGAAGATCCAGGTCCGTAACGAGGTGCTGCAACGTTACCAGGAATACCTGATGCAAAAGCAGGTACTGGAAATGGAAGCCAGAATGCTGGAAAGCGCTACTACTGAATTTGAGCTGAAGGAAGAACGATTTAAGCGCGGGCAGCTGCTGTTAGATGAATATAATGAAGCTGCCAGAGGCTACATGAGTCAGCAAAGACAAAAGCTGAGTGCCGAAACTGCCTACATCAAATCAAAGCTGGAACTTGAATCCATGATCGGTGTAAGGCTGGAAGATGTGAGATAG
- a CDS encoding hypothetical protein (COG0547 Anthranilate phosphoribosyltransferase) gives MILMVGLYNTPALAQDCGCDHVVEASKNYIRASDMPAVKPGDVVCIRAGVRGRLVFKEFQGTKDKPIIFKNCGGQVIFENTERAGTFNFENCRFFKVTGTGSPEHKYGFLIRKATKGTAMYVTETDFELDHIEIASAGFAGIMAKMDPNCNNTKYHQGNFVMDNVSIHDNYIHHTVGEGLYIGHTWYFGKPSDCGKLYPHSVENLRVYNNITEDTGADGIQISAATKNVEVFNNTIRRYGANPFKPVQVNGLQIGGGSTGKYYNNLIIDGGGMGIQCLGMGDVYMYNNLIVRAGVDGIFIDERGDVLEGKAFHTHNNTIVAPKRDAIRMYSRNTEGSTFINNLLVAPGSIEKNYYSKNQYIYIIDDKKVDYIQHNNLFIPTIEEAMFMDAAADDYKLDPQSPCIDKGKPLPHFGFDFDKNSRPQGASFDVGAFEYLALPPLQPGGTR, from the coding sequence ATGATCCTGATGGTTGGTCTATACAATACCCCTGCCCTGGCACAGGACTGTGGCTGCGACCATGTGGTGGAAGCCAGCAAGAACTATATTCGGGCTTCTGACATGCCTGCTGTGAAGCCTGGAGATGTGGTATGCATCAGGGCCGGGGTTAGAGGCAGGCTGGTTTTTAAAGAATTTCAGGGCACTAAAGACAAACCTATCATCTTTAAGAACTGCGGCGGACAGGTTATCTTTGAGAATACAGAAAGAGCCGGCACCTTTAATTTTGAGAACTGCCGCTTTTTTAAAGTAACAGGAACAGGCAGCCCTGAACATAAGTATGGCTTTCTCATCAGGAAAGCAACTAAGGGAACAGCCATGTATGTAACTGAAACAGACTTTGAGCTGGATCATATAGAAATTGCCAGTGCAGGCTTTGCCGGCATTATGGCCAAAATGGACCCTAACTGTAATAATACTAAGTATCATCAGGGCAATTTCGTAATGGATAATGTTTCCATTCACGACAACTATATTCACCATACAGTGGGTGAAGGCCTCTACATTGGTCATACCTGGTACTTTGGCAAACCCTCTGATTGTGGTAAGCTATATCCTCATTCAGTAGAAAACCTGCGTGTTTACAACAACATTACCGAAGATACCGGTGCCGATGGCATACAGATAAGTGCTGCTACTAAAAACGTAGAGGTTTTCAACAATACTATTCGCCGATACGGCGCAAATCCATTTAAACCTGTGCAGGTAAATGGTCTGCAGATAGGCGGAGGCTCAACAGGTAAATACTACAACAACCTGATCATCGATGGTGGTGGCATGGGCATACAATGTCTGGGAATGGGCGATGTATATATGTATAACAACCTGATTGTTAGAGCAGGTGTAGATGGTATCTTCATTGACGAAAGAGGCGATGTGCTGGAGGGCAAAGCATTCCACACCCATAACAACACTATTGTAGCGCCTAAAAGAGATGCAATTCGTATGTATTCCAGAAATACTGAGGGCTCTACTTTTATCAATAACCTGCTGGTAGCTCCGGGCAGTATTGAAAAGAATTACTACTCTAAAAATCAGTACATCTATATCATTGATGATAAAAAGGTAGACTACATCCAGCACAACAACCTCTTTATTCCTACCATAGAAGAAGCAATGTTTATGGATGCCGCAGCCGATGATTATAAGCTGGACCCGCAGAGTCCCTGTATAGACAAAGGTAAGCCTCTGCCCCATTTTGGATTCGACTTTGATAAAAACTCAAGGCCACAGGGTGCCTCATTCGATGTTGGTGCATTTGAATATTTAGCGCTGCCCCCCCTGCAGCCAGGCGGCACCAGGTAA
- a CDS encoding family 2 glycosyl transferase (COG1215 Glycosyltransferases, probably involved in cell wall biogenesis), with translation MIKIKRLFKGKPALKIHEDWPTVTLMVAAYNEEEVIQTKVFNSLTLDYPAERIKYMFVTDGSDDRTPEILSRFPQLVHLHRPERQGKLAAVERAMKQVTTDLVVFTDANTLLNPQAIKNMARHFADHKVGAVAGEKKVLSSEEDAAAGAGEGFYWRYENTLKRWDSELHTVVGAAGELFAIRTKCFEAVPRDTVIEDFYLTLRIAQNGYRVIYEPEARAEELPSANSGEELKRKIRIAAGGIQAVVRLSALLNPLRYGWLSFQYISHRVLRWTLAPLSLLLILLTNMALALSGSAFFQLLLGAQLVFYAFALLGYLMENRRTRIKIFFIPYYFFMMNYAVYAGFWRYIKGSQSAVWERAKRQAA, from the coding sequence ATGATCAAGATAAAAAGGTTATTCAAAGGTAAACCAGCACTTAAAATACATGAGGATTGGCCTACGGTTACACTAATGGTTGCTGCTTATAACGAGGAAGAAGTTATACAAACAAAGGTTTTTAATTCGTTAACGCTGGATTATCCGGCTGAACGGATTAAATATATGTTTGTAACTGACGGCTCTGATGACCGCACTCCGGAAATTTTAAGCCGTTTCCCCCAGCTTGTACACCTGCACAGGCCGGAGCGGCAGGGCAAGCTGGCCGCTGTTGAACGTGCCATGAAGCAGGTAACCACCGATCTTGTGGTATTTACCGATGCCAATACCCTGTTAAATCCGCAGGCAATAAAAAATATGGCACGCCATTTTGCCGACCATAAAGTTGGCGCTGTTGCAGGTGAAAAAAAGGTGCTAAGTTCTGAAGAAGATGCCGCTGCCGGTGCAGGAGAAGGCTTTTACTGGCGTTATGAAAATACTTTAAAACGCTGGGACTCTGAACTGCATACCGTGGTGGGCGCAGCCGGAGAATTGTTTGCCATACGCACCAAATGCTTTGAGGCTGTTCCGCGTGATACCGTAATAGAAGACTTTTACCTCACCCTGCGCATTGCCCAAAATGGCTACCGTGTTATATATGAACCGGAAGCACGCGCAGAAGAACTTCCTTCGGCTAATTCCGGAGAAGAACTTAAACGTAAAATACGCATTGCTGCCGGTGGTATTCAGGCTGTGGTAAGACTAAGCGCGCTCTTAAATCCTCTGCGATATGGCTGGCTTAGCTTTCAGTACATCTCCCACAGGGTATTACGCTGGACCCTCGCCCCTTTGTCCTTGTTGCTCATTCTGCTAACCAACATGGCACTTGCACTATCAGGTTCAGCTTTCTTTCAGCTCCTGCTTGGAGCACAGTTAGTTTTTTATGCTTTTGCCCTGCTGGGATACCTGATGGAAAACAGGCGTACCCGTATTAAGATATTCTTTATTCCATACTACTTCTTTATGATGAATTATGCTGTTTATGCCGGTTTCTGGCGATATATAAAAGGGAGCCAGTCGGCAGTATGGGAGCGTGCCAAGCGACAGGCCGCTTAA
- a CDS encoding glycosyl transferase group 1 (COG0438 Glycosyltransferase), translating to MPTWEGDYMKTIVQIMSLLAKRHRVLYVDYTFTWKDALMGAVGKQNAPWQRMLGLSPRLRKIKTRFGSEVHVLTPPPVLPANWISSPKLYQAVMAQEGKKVGESVQRAIQDLGFQNPIVINAFSPFFGVPMAGILNESLLVYYCYDEISAAQWCGRHGAAQEKVFLELADGVITTSEALLAAKKKLNPNAYLVKNGVDYTLFHQGYQELPPVGDKQKVIGYLGSVDDRIDADLLEYCFQQMPAHKFVITGRIMSQSMADRFRKYTNVELRGSRQPEQLPAEVAGFHAGMIPFACNSFTKNIYPLKINEYLAAGLPVVMTDFAQLEEFSTIATVAGSKEEFVNKLHQVLESDTPALRSKRAQFALQNSWESRVATLEEVLQDMQEKKTARAAVY from the coding sequence TTGCCTACCTGGGAGGGTGACTATATGAAGACCATTGTACAGATTATGTCGTTGCTGGCAAAGCGGCATAGGGTCCTTTATGTAGATTATACCTTTACCTGGAAAGATGCACTGATGGGTGCCGTGGGAAAACAGAATGCCCCATGGCAACGCATGCTGGGTTTGTCTCCGCGACTTAGAAAGATAAAGACCCGCTTTGGCTCCGAAGTGCATGTGCTTACACCACCACCGGTGCTGCCTGCAAACTGGATTTCTTCACCCAAACTGTATCAGGCAGTAATGGCCCAGGAGGGTAAAAAGGTTGGTGAAAGTGTACAGAGGGCAATACAGGACCTGGGCTTTCAAAACCCCATTGTAATCAATGCCTTCAGCCCCTTTTTTGGTGTACCTATGGCAGGAATACTGAATGAATCGCTACTGGTCTATTACTGTTATGACGAAATAAGTGCTGCCCAGTGGTGTGGCAGGCATGGTGCGGCGCAGGAGAAGGTATTTCTTGAGCTGGCAGACGGGGTGATCACCACCTCAGAGGCTTTACTCGCCGCCAAAAAGAAACTGAACCCCAATGCGTATCTGGTAAAGAACGGGGTGGATTATACACTTTTTCACCAGGGATATCAGGAATTACCACCTGTGGGAGATAAGCAGAAAGTTATTGGGTATTTAGGATCTGTAGACGACCGTATAGATGCTGATTTACTGGAATATTGTTTTCAGCAAATGCCTGCCCACAAGTTTGTTATTACAGGCAGAATTATGTCGCAGTCGATGGCTGACCGGTTTAGAAAATATACTAATGTTGAACTGAGGGGTTCCCGGCAACCAGAGCAGCTGCCTGCAGAAGTGGCTGGTTTCCATGCCGGCATGATCCCATTTGCCTGCAATAGCTTTACAAAGAATATATACCCGCTCAAAATCAATGAATACCTGGCGGCGGGTTTGCCCGTGGTTATGACAGATTTTGCCCAGTTGGAGGAGTTTTCTACCATAGCTACGGTTGCTGGGTCGAAAGAGGAGTTTGTAAACAAACTCCATCAGGTATTGGAAAGCGACACCCCGGCACTGCGCAGCAAAAGGGCACAGTTTGCCCTGCAAAACAGCTGGGAGAGCAGGGTAGCCACCCTTGAAGAGGTACTGCAGGACATGCAGGAAAAAAAGACTGCCAGGGCAGCTGTATATTAA
- a CDS encoding lipopolysaccharide biosynthesis protein (COG3206 Uncharacterized protein involved in exopolysaccharide biosynthesis): MLITVPLLTAGIAYLLLRDAEEYYMSTTQVATGITIREKVQLNEERFSPWEADLKFNNLIQTFKSPVVVGLLSYRLILHDLENPDAFRTQTESEDFHKYFSRKDLEDAAVVFRQKLENMEVLNAFDDNERKLIDLLKFYGYDYNSLTENVGIDRVKNTDYIDITYLSENPQLSAFVVNTFVDEFRRYHDIMQGQRSGQSVEFFKTLVAEKKKSLDEKRELLRSYQADSRLLNVNLEGDSKVGQIANLEREKQEQQNILMGLELTLKDINKQLNQFKNDGAGSARNTRIVEIQNKIEQLNSRYIGSGSRNQQLRDSLDMLSNQLKEEYSKAEFGLYGSQDRIIALEESKNETMLQMDVTRGRIRSIEGQLGMLNSIKSDFADKKSTIIELEREVELAANEYLTAQEKLNAAQNVALVDTGNIHQVIYGQPAIDPEPSKTWIFITMAGLVSLFLCLVVVLLIEYVDLSIRTPQNFENQTRLPVAGALNQINASKLDLYDLFHNTHKEESLETFKHLLRKLRYELEESGKQIFMFTSTKQGEGKSFVIMTLAYSLSLLHKRVLIIDTNFKHNTLTQSLLAKPQNTKLLNGYMANGKLLLTEGSAKKEKEKEASTAATATAESATETEESDHYSFISPTHHTNIDIIGSHVTIASPAEILSGKGFSSLMNELKHHYDYIFLEGASLNDYSDTKELIRYAEKVVAVFSAQSVIKQLDKESIRYLKELNGSLMGAVVNKVEHKNLKL; the protein is encoded by the coding sequence TTGCTGATTACTGTTCCTCTTCTTACAGCCGGTATTGCGTATCTGCTTCTTAGAGATGCAGAAGAATATTATATGTCTACCACGCAGGTAGCAACAGGCATTACTATCAGAGAGAAGGTGCAGCTTAATGAAGAAAGATTTTCTCCCTGGGAGGCAGATCTGAAATTCAATAACCTTATACAAACCTTTAAATCTCCTGTTGTAGTAGGCTTATTATCTTACCGCCTTATTTTACATGACCTGGAAAATCCTGATGCCTTCCGGACTCAGACTGAGAGCGAGGATTTTCATAAATATTTTTCCAGGAAAGATCTGGAGGATGCTGCTGTAGTATTCAGGCAAAAGCTTGAGAATATGGAGGTGCTGAATGCTTTTGATGATAATGAACGTAAGCTGATAGACCTGCTTAAGTTCTACGGCTATGACTACAACTCCCTGACTGAGAATGTTGGCATAGACCGTGTAAAAAACACAGACTATATCGACATCACTTACCTGTCTGAAAATCCACAGCTTTCTGCGTTTGTGGTAAATACTTTTGTAGATGAATTCAGGCGTTATCACGACATAATGCAGGGACAGCGTTCGGGACAGTCTGTTGAGTTTTTTAAAACGCTGGTAGCTGAAAAGAAAAAGAGCCTGGATGAAAAAAGGGAATTACTCCGGTCTTATCAGGCCGACAGCAGGCTGCTGAATGTTAACCTGGAAGGAGATTCTAAGGTAGGCCAGATAGCTAATCTGGAACGCGAAAAACAGGAACAGCAAAACATATTGATGGGGCTGGAGCTAACCCTGAAAGACATCAACAAGCAGCTGAATCAGTTTAAAAATGACGGAGCCGGCAGTGCCAGAAATACAAGGATCGTTGAGATTCAGAACAAGATTGAGCAGCTTAACTCACGTTATATAGGCTCTGGTTCCAGGAATCAGCAGCTGCGCGACAGTCTGGATATGCTGAGTAACCAGTTAAAAGAGGAGTACTCCAAGGCGGAGTTTGGCCTTTATGGCTCCCAGGACAGGATCATTGCGCTGGAAGAGAGTAAAAATGAGACTATGCTCCAGATGGATGTAACCAGGGGCCGGATCAGGTCCATTGAAGGTCAGCTGGGCATGCTTAATTCAATTAAATCTGATTTTGCAGATAAGAAATCAACCATCATTGAGCTGGAGCGCGAGGTGGAGCTGGCTGCTAATGAATACCTTACAGCACAGGAGAAATTAAATGCTGCCCAGAATGTAGCCCTTGTGGATACAGGAAATATCCACCAGGTTATTTATGGACAACCTGCCATTGATCCGGAGCCATCCAAGACCTGGATCTTTATCACCATGGCCGGGCTGGTAAGCTTGTTCCTGTGCCTGGTGGTAGTATTGCTCATTGAATATGTAGACCTCTCCATCAGAACCCCGCAGAACTTCGAAAACCAGACCCGCCTGCCGGTAGCAGGGGCCCTCAATCAGATCAATGCTTCAAAGCTCGATTTGTATGACCTGTTCCATAATACCCATAAGGAGGAAAGCCTGGAAACCTTTAAGCACCTGCTGCGAAAACTGCGCTATGAGCTGGAGGAAAGTGGCAAGCAGATTTTCATGTTTACCAGCACCAAGCAGGGAGAAGGTAAGTCTTTCGTGATCATGACCCTGGCCTATTCCCTTAGCCTGCTCCACAAGCGTGTGCTGATTATAGATACTAACTTTAAGCACAATACCCTTACCCAAAGCCTGCTGGCTAAACCACAAAATACAAAGCTGTTAAATGGGTATATGGCCAATGGAAAGCTGCTGCTTACTGAAGGTAGTGCCAAAAAAGAAAAGGAGAAGGAAGCTTCTACTGCAGCCACTGCCACAGCAGAGTCCGCTACAGAAACAGAAGAATCAGATCACTACTCTTTTATTTCGCCAACCCACCATACCAATATCGATATTATTGGCAGCCATGTTACCATTGCCTCACCGGCAGAGATATTGTCAGGAAAAGGCTTTAGCTCTCTGATGAATGAGCTCAAGCACCATTATGATTATATCTTCCTGGAGGGTGCCTCATTGAATGATTATTCTGATACAAAGGAGCTGATCCGTTATGCGGAAAAAGTAGTTGCAGTATTTTCTGCCCAGTCTGTGATCAAACAGCTGGATAAGGAATCCATACGCTACCTGAAAGAACTGAACGGAAGTCTGATGGGAGCTGTAGTGAATAAGGTAGAACACAAAAACCTTAAGCTCTAA
- a CDS encoding 2-keto-gluconate dehydrogenase subunit (COG2303 Choline dehydrogenase and related flavoproteins), with amino-acid sequence MQSKYCNHHFYIQKTELVKYNSYDLVVIGTGFASTFFLKKYLSKAPASAKVLVLERGYLYPHAERVKEQRGEQTPYAKLNIPYEDAIINETPEKHWKFQSAFGGSSNCWFGCTPRFLPSDFKMKSLYGIASDWPLDYDDLESYYTEVEEAMSISGPSDETPFPRKGPYPQPPHEFTAVDKVLKQKWGKLYINQPTARARMQVKGRAGICCGSAICQLCPVDAKFTIENSGIGVFRDSRVELLTGAAVHQLDLQQNRVRAVHYEKDGSDHQVNGEVVALGTNAIFNANILLNSGDLNPFTGKGLGEQFGLQTLVYLDNMENVGGSTWVNANGYMLYDGEHRKEYAACMMESGNYPYFRLERGKWRNIISFRMIFEDLPQERNYVATTRDVLKPAVHFAGISDYTSKAVEKMKVNLPKVLSCLPVEKIEYLAPYDTEAHIMGTARMSKTASEGVVDKHLIHHQYRNLFVLGASSFTTFTPSNPTLTLSALSLHAADQAF; translated from the coding sequence TTGCAGTCAAAATACTGCAATCACCATTTTTACATCCAAAAAACCGAATTGGTGAAATATAATTCCTATGATCTGGTTGTGATAGGTACAGGCTTTGCCTCCACCTTTTTTCTTAAAAAGTATTTAAGCAAAGCACCTGCTTCTGCAAAAGTACTGGTTTTGGAAAGGGGCTATTTATATCCTCATGCAGAAAGAGTAAAGGAGCAAAGAGGCGAACAAACCCCCTACGCAAAGCTGAACATACCTTATGAAGATGCCATCATCAACGAAACCCCTGAAAAACACTGGAAATTTCAGTCTGCTTTCGGGGGTAGTTCTAACTGCTGGTTTGGCTGTACACCCCGTTTTCTGCCCTCGGATTTTAAAATGAAAAGCCTGTATGGCATTGCCAGCGACTGGCCCCTGGATTACGATGATTTGGAATCTTATTACACTGAAGTTGAAGAGGCCATGTCAATTTCCGGACCATCAGATGAAACTCCTTTCCCCAGAAAAGGGCCCTACCCTCAGCCGCCACATGAATTTACTGCTGTCGATAAAGTATTGAAGCAAAAATGGGGTAAGCTATACATTAACCAGCCTACTGCACGCGCCCGAATGCAGGTAAAAGGCAGAGCTGGTATTTGTTGTGGCAGTGCCATATGCCAGCTATGTCCCGTAGATGCAAAGTTTACCATAGAAAACTCAGGCATTGGTGTGTTTAGAGACAGCCGTGTGGAACTGCTGACAGGCGCTGCGGTACATCAGCTCGATTTACAGCAGAACAGGGTTCGGGCTGTACATTATGAGAAAGACGGCAGCGATCATCAGGTAAACGGAGAGGTTGTGGCACTGGGAACCAATGCCATCTTCAACGCCAACATTCTGCTTAATTCAGGTGATCTAAACCCATTTACTGGTAAAGGACTGGGTGAGCAATTTGGTTTGCAGACACTGGTTTATTTAGATAATATGGAAAATGTTGGGGGCAGTACCTGGGTAAATGCCAATGGTTATATGCTTTACGATGGCGAGCACCGTAAGGAATATGCAGCCTGTATGATGGAGTCGGGCAACTACCCCTATTTCCGTCTGGAGCGAGGCAAATGGCGTAACATCATCAGCTTTAGAATGATCTTTGAAGACCTCCCCCAGGAGCGCAATTATGTAGCCACCACGCGGGATGTTTTGAAACCGGCAGTCCATTTTGCAGGCATATCGGACTATACCAGCAAGGCAGTGGAGAAAATGAAAGTAAATTTACCAAAAGTACTTTCCTGCCTGCCTGTAGAAAAAATTGAGTATTTAGCTCCCTACGATACAGAAGCGCATATCATGGGTACTGCCCGGATGAGTAAAACTGCCAGCGAAGGTGTGGTAGACAAACACCTGATCCATCATCAGTACCGTAACTTGTTTGTGTTAGGAGCCAGTAGTTTTACAACCTTTACGCCTTCTAACCCAACACTTACATTATCAGCACTCTCTCTACATGCAGCAGA